One part of the Triplophysa dalaica isolate WHDGS20190420 chromosome 25, ASM1584641v1, whole genome shotgun sequence genome encodes these proteins:
- the mbpa gene encoding myelin basic protein isoform X4 produces MATASTSGQSTFGLGRKKKAPGILDQIGNFFGGDKKRKGKRPHHSSTRRRGDVNPVVHFFRSFVSSPRPKSRASPSQRGSESIRSPQRRRREQNTLSRIFNLGESRSRSPPKRWSTIF; encoded by the exons ATGGCCACCGCAAGCACTTCTGGACAAAGCACCTTTGGGCTGGGCAGGAAGAAGAAGGCCCCTGGCATCCTGGACCAGATTGGCAATTTCTTTGGGGGGGACAAAAAGAGAAAGGGAAAG AGACCCCATCACTCCTCAACCCGTCGCCGTGGAGATGTTAACCCCGTGGTGCATTTCTTCAGGAGCTTT GTGTCCTCTCCTCGTCCCAAGTCGAGG GCTTCCCCGTCACAGCGTGGCTCGGAGAGCATTAGATCCCCTCAGAGACGCAGAAGAGAACAGAATACACTCTCCAGAATCTTCAACCTG GGAGAAAGCAGATCTCGCTCTCCACCCAAACGCTGGAGCACCATCTTCTGA
- the mbpa gene encoding myelin basic protein isoform X2, whose protein sequence is MATASTSGQSTFGLGRKKKAPGILDQIGNFFGGDKKRKGKGSFRGHLSSSPQRPHHSSTRRRGDVNPVVHFFRSFVSSPRPKSRASPSQRGSESIRSPQRRRREQNTLSRIFNLGESRSRSPPKRWSTIF, encoded by the exons ATGGCCACCGCAAGCACTTCTGGACAAAGCACCTTTGGGCTGGGCAGGAAGAAGAAGGCCCCTGGCATCCTGGACCAGATTGGCAATTTCTTTGGGGGGGACAAAAAGAGAAAGGGAAAG GGCTCATTTCGTGGTCACCTCTCCTCCTCTCCACAGAGACCCCATCACTCCTCAACCCGTCGCCGTGGAGATGTTAACCCCGTGGTGCATTTCTTCAGGAGCTTT GTGTCCTCTCCTCGTCCCAAGTCGAGG GCTTCCCCGTCACAGCGTGGCTCGGAGAGCATTAGATCCCCTCAGAGACGCAGAAGAGAACAGAATACACTCTCCAGAATCTTCAACCTG GGAGAAAGCAGATCTCGCTCTCCACCCAAACGCTGGAGCACCATCTTCTGA
- the mbpa gene encoding myelin basic protein isoform X3, whose protein sequence is MATASTSGQSTFGLGRKKKAPGILDQIGNFFGGDKKRKGKRPHHSSTRRRGDVNPVVHFFRSFVSSPRPKSRWRELLGLASPSQRGSESIRSPQRRRREQNTLSRIFNLGESRSRSPPKRWSTIF, encoded by the exons ATGGCCACCGCAAGCACTTCTGGACAAAGCACCTTTGGGCTGGGCAGGAAGAAGAAGGCCCCTGGCATCCTGGACCAGATTGGCAATTTCTTTGGGGGGGACAAAAAGAGAAAGGGAAAG AGACCCCATCACTCCTCAACCCGTCGCCGTGGAGATGTTAACCCCGTGGTGCATTTCTTCAGGAGCTTT GTGTCCTCTCCTCGTCCCAAGTCGAGG TGGAGAGAACTATTGGGCCTG GCTTCCCCGTCACAGCGTGGCTCGGAGAGCATTAGATCCCCTCAGAGACGCAGAAGAGAACAGAATACACTCTCCAGAATCTTCAACCTG GGAGAAAGCAGATCTCGCTCTCCACCCAAACGCTGGAGCACCATCTTCTGA
- the mbpa gene encoding myelin basic protein isoform X1: MATASTSGQSTFGLGRKKKAPGILDQIGNFFGGDKKRKGKGSFRGHLSSSPQRPHHSSTRRRGDVNPVVHFFRSFVSSPRPKSRWRELLGLASPSQRGSESIRSPQRRRREQNTLSRIFNLGESRSRSPPKRWSTIF; this comes from the exons ATGGCCACCGCAAGCACTTCTGGACAAAGCACCTTTGGGCTGGGCAGGAAGAAGAAGGCCCCTGGCATCCTGGACCAGATTGGCAATTTCTTTGGGGGGGACAAAAAGAGAAAGGGAAAG GGCTCATTTCGTGGTCACCTCTCCTCCTCTCCACAGAGACCCCATCACTCCTCAACCCGTCGCCGTGGAGATGTTAACCCCGTGGTGCATTTCTTCAGGAGCTTT GTGTCCTCTCCTCGTCCCAAGTCGAGG TGGAGAGAACTATTGGGCCTG GCTTCCCCGTCACAGCGTGGCTCGGAGAGCATTAGATCCCCTCAGAGACGCAGAAGAGAACAGAATACACTCTCCAGAATCTTCAACCTG GGAGAAAGCAGATCTCGCTCTCCACCCAAACGCTGGAGCACCATCTTCTGA